GGAAAGATTCCGCGGCGAAATGGCGACCTGGAACGCCGCGCCGCTTATCCTCGCCCGCTTGCGCGGTTTGGATGACGATTCGCTTGGCGGTATTCGCCGCGCTTACGAGTGCTTCGGCATTGCCTGGCGGCTCCTCGACGACCTCCAGGACGCGGAGGAGGACTTCGCCGCGCGTCGCCGGACCGCGCTTTACATGACGCTCCCGCCGGAGGGTCGTGTTTGCTGGGAAAACGGCGAACGTAACGGCCTTCGGTCGATCATTGAATCCTGTCGCGCGGTGGAGCGCATATGCGGGATCATTCTGGAATTGCTCGAAGACGGCGCGCGGCGCGCCGAAACGCTCGGCATGCCCGGCCTCGCCGCGGAATACCGCGAGCTCGCAGGGCCGATCGCGGTCCTCGCGCCGGTTTTCGTCGGGGAACGAAGGCCCTCGAAGATTACCGCGCCGCCGCCGCGCGTGAGAACCTCAGCATCGAGCTCACCACGCGCTGCGGCAACGCCTGCGCGCACTGCTTTGTACGTTCCCAGGCGGCGAACCACGCGGACATGCCCTTCGACACGGCCGCCGCGGTTCTGCGCGACGCGCGTAAAGCCGGTTATCGCAGCGTCCACCTTACCGGGGGCGAGCCGCTGCTGTGGAACGGACTGTACGGCCTCATAGACGAGGCGTTCGGCCTCGGGTTCGAGTCGGTCTATCTCAACACGACCGGCGCGCCGCTTGGCTCGGGGGCCGCGACCTCCCTTGCGCGCTTCGGCAAGGCCCTGGCGCTCTCGATCAGCCTGCATGGCCCGGACGGTCTCAACGACCGTCTGCGCGGCGAAGGCGCCTCGAACGCGGCGCGGCGCGGAATCACGCTCGCCCTCGACGCGGGGCTGACTGTCGACGTGTTCGCCTGCGCCGGCAGAAGCCTGGTGCCTGAACTCCCGCGCTTCGCCGACGACCTCTTCCGCGCGCATCCGTCCGTGCGAAGCCTCACGCTCATCCAGCTCATCCGCACCGCCCGCGGCCCTTCGCCGATCGACGGCCAATTGCTCGCCCCCGCCGACTTCATCGCGCTGGTAAAGGCGGCCTCGATGTTGAACCTCTATGGCCTGCGCGTACGCATGCTCGAAAACCCGCTCGCCGGC
Above is a genomic segment from Spirochaetota bacterium containing:
- a CDS encoding radical SAM protein produces the protein MRDHSGIARRRRAARRNARHARPRRGIPRARRADRGPRAGFRRGTKALEDYRAAAARENLSIELTTRCGNACAHCFVRSQAANHADMPFDTAAAVLRDARKAGYRSVHLTGGEPLLWNGLYGLIDEAFGLGFESVYLNTTGAPLGSGAATSLARFGKALALSISLHGPDGLNDRLRGEGASNAARRGITLALDAGLTVDVFACAGRSLVPELPRFADDLFRAHPSVRSLTLIQLIRTARGPSPIDGQLLAPADFIALVKAASMLNLYGLRVRMLENPLAGAAAAAIKMSWLPASPPLVRAGRLVILADGAIALAHSARDALGTFAMGSIATTLASESYRALVAVDTETCPTCRHAPLCREAGMTRPSEWYRDGVESPPYCVRVLDMATKG